A window of Salvia splendens isolate huo1 chromosome 8, SspV2, whole genome shotgun sequence genomic DNA:
actcCGTGCTCTCTTTGTCCCACAAATGATGACACCTTTTCCTTTTTGAAAAGAGCTTCAcctcatattaatataaatatattattttctctctcctctaacacataaaacatctcctaaaatctaaTGTCATTTTCCAAGTATGTCATTTAttatgaaacggagggagtatttatttcgTTTAGCCTGAGTTCTAGTACAACATAAAATGAACAATAATTTAAGAAAGAGATGGAATACTAAATTTCAAAAGATTGAAagaataaatatttgaaaactTGATGAGAACTCACTTATTTTTAATCAAATCCCATGGACGTCAGGTTATTTTCgtgaattattcaatttaaggtcaatttggttgaatttgcGGATTAATTCACTTTTGGATGCGCACTGCACACGCATACATTTCAAAATGCCTTCACCTTAAATTCAGCACTCGTCACGTGAACTAAAACACTAGGGTGTTTAGGCCCTCAATAGTTACAAGTGTTAGAAGGTGTCTACATGCTTTTGTTCAGCATAAAACTTCTACAAATAACAAACGAGAAGGTGTATATGAAGGAACAAATGCTAAATGAAAATATGCACGAATCAAACGGTTATATCAGAACATATAGATATAAACAAACAAGAGCGATATTGACAACGCAAtcaaatgatatttctgacaaAGAAAAGCAAAACAAAACTGTAGTAGAAAACAATGAAGGAGAAGCCGTTTATATAGTTTATGTTAAAGCCTGAGGGTCGAGAACCACTTGTTACCAGAAACTTCATATATTGAAAACATAATCCTACTACATTAACAATTCATCATAGAAGGTACATCAACAGATGCGAAGGATTATACATATTCAAACACTAAAAATTCCTCTATATCCACTCAgaagaataaaaattaatgatCCTAAACAGGCCAAACATATGGGGCAGACAATAGTAGATTAATCATAAGGAACCCTAACATTGACATGAATCTCTCTTCTACTTAAAAATTAGCTACTCAATTCCTTTCCCGACTAAAGAATCTTCTTCAGCCATCAACAAGAAGAAATACCATATTGTTCAGCTGCTCAGCGCTCAACCCTGCCAAGGATTGCACAACAACTCAGTCCGCACTAGCTATACATATCTGCATAATTGCCAGAAAATCACAGCTCGGAAAAATCAAGGACAAAAGTATACCAAATGTAGATAGATGGTAATACAAACAATTAGATGTTTTCCCCCGAGAATATGCACAATGCAATAGCCATAATCACAATCTGAAATTGTTCCTAATTATACATCCACTTTTAACATATAATACCAGAAGCCAAACAAGCAAGGGCAGATATATTAAAACAAGTTGTGCTGAGACGTAAATGACATACTCAATTCCAGAGCTAAAGGGTTCATAAGTCATAACTCAACAGGTTACCATTTCAATCATAGTACTGAACCTACAGTATCCCATCCAGCATGAAATGGCACAGACATAAAATACAGAACAAAGAAGCAAGGACAAAAAACATTGTTCAAACAATATATTTTATTGATCTAAATATTTAATCTTTCAGAGACATTCAAAACAAATGTTACGTAGTGACAACAAAGAATGAAGCACAGTGCAACACTAAATTGAAATTAGCATCATTAGTCTATAATGATGTATTCAACTAAATGTTACTCCGTACCAACTAAGAAAGTTCATCAGCCATCAAAGCTAAATCCAGACTCCCTCCCAAAGAATATTGTAAGATGGAATTAAATGCCCTACATCTTGCAACTAGCATTTATAGTCCATCAACCCCAAAAACTGATGATTCATCATATCTCAAAAATGCACACATAATCCTTTAGAGGCCAAAACATGCTTTAATGTTCAAGAGCAATCTTTTGGAAGGGAGTTTCCAGCACGATGACTTGAGCAATTTCTAGTTTCCTCGATAATCCTAATATCAACAAGATACACCGCTGGCTCACATAACAAAATGTGCCAACCAATTCTCATGCATAACTAAAACAAAAGACATGCTAGCTATCAACAACTAAAGACTTCAGATTGCAGGTTCGTTCCCATCTACCTACATGATCAGAGGAAAACCAGAATCACCAAGGTAATACGAGCCGCAACCTGAACGGACTTATTCTTAATTGATGCCAAAGTATGCAATTTCATTTATATACTCAGCTAAGTAAGAAAAGAGAAAAGGTACACATAGAAGTAAAAAGGCACAAATTGGTAGAAAATTAACTAAATCACGATGTATAGCAATTATACCATCAGAAGATCCAGGTCGTTTTGCCCGCTTGACCTTCTCTAACTGGACCTGTGTATCCATAAACAACTGCATCCTTTGAACCTCCAAATCTTTAGCAAACTGCATCCTTTGCTTTTCCAACTCCACCAGCTGTCTCTGCTTCATACCCTCTACCTTCTCAAAAATTTCCCCAAACTTCTCTATAGCCTTGGCCAGTCTCCTCGTCCCTTCTTGCCCtacctcttcctcctcttcagCACCATCCTCGCTGCCCTCCACCTCATCACCCTCCAACTCATCCTCATCATCAGCTTCATCGTCAGCTGCAGCAGCTGCAGCAGCCATTGCTGAGTAGTTTTTCCTAAAGAACGATTTGTCCATAGCCGGAGACAGCATCGGACGCTTTTGCAGACTAATCGGCGTCACCATTGCAGGAGACATCGGTTTGCGATAGGATAACGGCACAGCCAGCGGCGGAGCAGGAAGAGACAACGGCGGCGAAGATTGAGCCGACGAAATCGGAACGGCGGAGGTGATCACCTTACTCTGCAGGTGCTTGTTGAAATTAGATCCGATCAAGTGGTCCAGAGTGGAGAAAAACGGCCAGGACGACGTTAGGGCTCCGTTAGATTCAGCGATCCTGGTCCTCTCGGTCTTGTACTTCTTCTTCAGAGTATCGATCCGGTTCTTACACTGCACATCGGTGCGGCGCGTCTTCTTCGTATGGCCGTGGAGCGCGTTGACCGCATTGGCCACCTCCTGCCAATCCTTCTGGCGGAGGTTACCTCGGTTGAGCTCGAGGTAACGCTGCCCCCAGGTATCAACGAGCGTGGAAGTGGCCTCCTCCGTCCAGCAGTCCTCGCGGAATGGGCCCTGGCGCGGCGGCTGAGGAGTGGAAGATTCCGTCAAATCGCCCATGGGTAGACGAGGCTAGCAAATCCAATTGAGCGTCGAGATCTGAGAGAGGAAGGAATCGGAAAAGGAGAGGCGGCGGGAGGGGAAGGGGAGAGATGATGATATGGAATTGGTTTGGGGTAAAAAGGAGAGGGATAGGGCCGACTGGTGAGGGGGTATCGGCATCGGCGGGGGGGAGCGCGTGAGAACGACGGTCACGCGAATTCGGCCGAAATGTCATTGGTAACTGCGTCACGTAACGTCTGTGGGTTAGCGATGATTGATTTGATTGGATtggatttgaatttgaattttttggtgaaTGTTTTTGTCTGTGAAATTAAACAACAAATGGTTTGGGCTTATTTTAGGCGGAAAATTAGAGGGAGAAGACGCACGGGGTGAATGGGCCGATGACGAGGAGCGTGGGTTTGGAATTGTCCGGTCATGCAATTGCCGTGTGCTCTTCCGTAATGACGTTTTTGCCCTCCCGGCTCCATTCTTACCTGCCGACGACTAGGgtttcttttttcatttattgtaaCCAACGAACTTatactaatttatttatctttcaatgCAATTGCCGCTTAATTTTGTGAGGTCGGAATATTAACACTAATGCTACTTATTTATCTCAAGGGCTGACTTTATCTTCACAATATTCGATTAtactattccctccgttccacgttacttgagacgtttcttttcgttACAAGATTTAAGATAGTTGTActtaatgagttaaataaagtaaaataaagtagaaggggaaataaagtaagagagatgagaaaaagtaaaataaaagaaagaataaagtagatgtggttagatgttttgttttttttgctaaaaagagaaatgacttaagtaacttgggacaacccaaaaatgaTTACGACTCGAGTAacttgagacggagggagtactagtaaaATTTACCAATCATTTGAAAGAGATTAATCTATAATCTAATAATGATCAGATTAAAACTATGTAGGTACGAGGTAGCCGACCATATAATATCcttttgtaaattttaaatatgttAATAGTTATATTAATGTTCAAGTTATTTCACagtattattttctatttattcattttattccAATTTAAGATGTCCTAATCATAAGAAAATTGTATACTTTTAAAAcgaattaaatatttttctaaatTACTAATAAATCATATTAGGCCCAGGTATTcaatttatttccattttccatCTCAAACACGTGGTTTGACAAAGTAAGAGACGTTATATAATTCCACTGCTCCATGATTGGGGTTGGAGAAATTAACACGAAGTATTCAAcgaatttatataaataaaatacaactgcACTTACTGACACATAATGTATTTAGTAAGTTTATTGAATAAGTGACAAacaatttttagtttttctttctcagtttgtattctttttttttttcctataatAAGTTAATAAGAATAAGGCGAAATAGAATGCGGATGACCGATATCTCTAATGGCATAATATTGGTAGATTTAAACACTACAATTCCATATCTTAGTAGTGTTCACGTAGAAATTTGCACTAGACAAATATTTTTCGTGaacaaactttaaaaaaaaagacaatCTCATTCAGCTGAAGTTTCAAGCAAgtacattattttaattatagagGCGTGGGATGACTTTCAAATAATACAAAAGAATATGGAACAATTACAATGTTCTTTTAGTCCTGTCAATGTATCCAATCAATAGTGGTAAGTAACTCAAAAGGGGGCCATCACCTTCATAAAAGACTACTGCAAAAAAGAATGGAATATGAAGTTAAGTGTATAGGTGAAGCTGCAATTATTTATTCCTTACTTTtagttggagttttattttTGAGGATAATGGAAGAGAGTTGACGTGACAATTAAAGCACATGAAATATATAGAATGCGAACGACACGGCCCTAATGGCTATGCCTAATCCACAACCATATTCTCATTTTAAGTGCACGGATAAGTCCTACTACATAATTTGACAAAACAATAATTTTCATCATTTGATCTATTTGTGGTCAATTGATTGAGATCCCAATTATCCTACGTCTAATTAGATCCACTATATCTACATACATATTCTTTTGTTGTGTCATATAGAGAAAATTAAAGTTAcatatatgaattttatgtttgGGGCACTCTAGTTAAGTGTAAAAGATATTATACAATAGTGTGTAAAAGGATTAATGAAATGTGTAGGTATATGTTGTGTGGGGTCGCGCAATCGACATTTATGCTATTTTGGTGGATCATGTATTCAAGATTATAATGTAAATGATGTATATATTTCAAATAGAGAATTAAGAATGTATACATACATTGAAGAAAGGTCCAATTAAAATTCTTTTTATGTTGATAACTAAAATCCAATATTAGAGTAGACTGCAAAAAATACGGATAATTTGTGTTTCCATATATATACCACAAACGCTCTAAAAAGTAATGTCGTTCTTGGTGTCCCGATCAAAATAGGAACACAAATAAAAGCGTCctacaaaatcaaaaaattaagataatttaTTTTCAACTTAAGGACGCTTTCTTTTATATCCTAAATTATGATCATTTAAAATTTTTCCAGCATAAGTAATTGCATCTCTATTTTTGTGACTTATTGTAATGCATTATATTCATACAGATGATTATTTTCACACagtataaaatttttatatacaataatatttttaatttatggtGACGGATGTGGACGATATTGTCAATGACTCAATATATCCATGGATGATTTCTTCgtggtaatttcatcataattgtgtcatagtataatttaattttcatgaCCATTCCTACTGGATAAGCATGAAGTGTTTTGAACAATTTACTTGGAGACTCTATAACTAATAATGGTATGTTTcgattttcaaatcttgataaTGTAGGTTTTGTGATAAAGAATGATGCCTTTATTCGATGTATATGAAACATATGTGGTGATATGATAGATGTTAGAGTAGGTACAGTCGTCATCCACATATTGTATTCCAAATGCAAATGGTTGAAGTTGGCTAACTCAAAAAGTGTTTGCTATAATATTCTTAAACAGATGTGGTTTGTTGGAGTACTATGATTTCAGGTAGCTATCTATCAATGGTTGCTTTTAAATCTTTCACAAACGAAAATAAACGAAATAAATAATGCTCACGGAAAATCATGTAGACACTTTTCGGTTAATTAATGCAATTCTTTCTAATTAAACTTACTAATATTGTGGTGTGTGTTAGGCCAATTATATTAATCTTGTAATATTATGTCATTGTAAAGTGAGATATATCTTGTAAGGAAAATGCAATGATCAATTAAGGGAAAATGTAATACTCCTTATAAACTATATACTCTACGTTCAAAGTAAAGATTAATAATGttttataaactaaaaaggtAACACTTTAATTAAAAGCGTAATAAGTTCTTTTCTAGGGAGTACCTTTTTAACTGTTCTAGCTACTTTTAACTATACTTATTGACAAAAGTATCATTAGATTTCAATTAGTAAATAATGCTTCTCAACTAATCCTCGTGTTTTATGGAGCAATAATTTACACACATGATACCATCTCACACGATAATTTGAGCAAATGATATACTAGCATTGCTTTTGGACTAATTTCATTTACAATACCAACATATTATTCAAACTATAGAATATGATATAACATGTAAAGTAGGCCAATCCTCTCTGATTATAATTAATACTTTTGTCCTTAACTATTCCAACCGACATCACTACCTTCAAAAATCATTctgttcattaatttttttttcttttatgtatATGTGCACTACAAATATTGTGAGGCAGCTACAACCAGAAAACATGGAAACCGATTTgatcacttatatatataaccATCACACAAACTTAAGTAATTAATTTGTCACAAAACGAAATTAAACACAGTTGCAACAACTCCACTATCAACTGTAGAAGTGGGTTCGCTTTCAAATTTCCAGTCAATCTTATCTATATATATTGTTTTATCTAATTACTGCTCTAATCCACATAAATTTAATTCTTGAAATTTATTCTTTAACTAATTAACCTTATTTTCTTCCTTGAATGCTCATACAAAAACAGTagcaaaatataaaaacaagaaattaagGGTTACAGCCAATACTAGTATTGAGTTGAGAAACCCTAGTAAATAATCTGACGAAGTAaaaactatataaaaaaaagaaaataaaataaattactaggCATCAGATCCTCCCTCAGAAATGCTATCTAAATGCGGTCTCCAAACACGGCCGCGGCCTCGCCGGCGATCTCTCTGCGACGAAACCTTCTCCGACAAAATCTCGCTCAAATAACGATCGGAGACAAGTAGGTCAGTGACGgagttagtattagtattacCGTCGGTTTTGGAAGCTCCGTTGGTTCTAGAAGCTtggctcttcttcttcttcttgggctgcggcggcggcgggaggGGCATGAGGAAGTAAATCTTGCCGCGCTGGAGCTGCGCGTCGGGTGGAACTACGATTATTTTGGGGCACATGCCGTCCGCCGCCGACGGAGACGACGGCTTCTTTAGGACGTGTTTGGGGTGCAGTTTCATGATCTCTGCGGCCGTCACCGCGCCGCTGATTTCCTCCACGTGCCCGTTGGTGTGCACTATGCGGATCACGTCGAGGGCCCCGCACGGCAGAATGCACGAAATGCAGCACCTTATGCTGTTTTTCATGGCTCAAAACTCTTTTTCCTATTATttttgagagagagggagatttgaggagaggaagaggaagatgaagaGAAGCTTCTTTTCTCTTTGTTCTCTTCTTCTCTTAATATttgaagagaaagagagagagagagagaatgctGGTGGGTATCAATCACTTCAGTTGAATATAGTAGTTGTTGTTTTTTTCATGCAAGTTTCTATTATATGCTTTTGGACCtttctttttattcattttccaCTTAATTATTTCTGTTGGCGAATTAGTATTtgttttactaaaaatattacgtggcatatatatagtagtattggAATGTAGTATTTTATTTGGTGACTTGTGATGGATTGGAATGTGAAAAAACTCTTGCCATGATTTAATGTGTGTTGTACTTTGCCTTTTAGATCTATCATTCACCCCTTGCCATCCTCCCATCACTGAGTTCAATAATTTGGGTTGGGTGTGAGGGGTTGGTTGCTTATGGGCACACACATGTTTGTCCATGATTGGTTTTTCCAAGTCATCCGACTGGCCGCGGGTTCTAGTACATGTGGCGAAATCAAAACGTGACACATGTCAATATTTAGATGATTTTGCTAAGTTGCTAGTGTGTACCAATCCAAGCAATTAGTGGAAAGTAGGGTCATTGATGAGGAGGGGAGTGGAGAAGTTCAATTCTCTTAATGGTGTATAGATTGGGGATGGAGAAATTAGGATATGAAATCAAAATATGGGACACATAGTTGTGGTGTATTGGGTATAGAGATCTTCTTTTGAGAGGATTTGTGATCTTCCAATATCCCCAAGCAAGAAAAGGTCATGTGGATTGTGGGTTTCACTGAAAAGTGAGGGATATGATAACCTTTATTTAGCTTTGGGAAGTGCTAATTAACTTTGACTTGTGTGATACATGCTTGTCTTATTAACCCAATATATACACATGGTGAACTTTTCcatagttttaattttaatccaAGATCCATTTTTTATCTTTGGTAGAACACAAAATTACCGGTATCATTTTCTTTCAGATATAAATAAGCTTTATCTTTTCAATTTAACATCATATAACGAAATTCAAAAGCAATATGGTGACTCGaggaatattatttttttgtatatttattacTCATATCCAAAGAATTCAGTTAGACAGATTAATGCATCTCACCCCTGTTGGCCAACTACAAAAAGAAAAGGTCTCTTCCCAAGAAAAAAAGGGAAATTGAAGAAATtagataaaattgaaatttatatgatttgattaattaaatttgtgggTATATATATAGTCTAATGGAGTTGGATTGGAGGACCCCATATATCATTTAATAGTAGAGATGTAGATGTTAGTGGGCAGCATGTGAAGGATGGAGAAGAGGGTCCATTTTGGAGGGTGTCGTGCTCCATTCAAATCTTAATCTCCCCTAAATCACAAAATCCAAACTAAATGATTAGGTTTAAGAAAACTAGCAATGGCTAATTATGCTTATATCATGATAATCTTGATGGCTATGGGATTCTTTTTGAGGAGGTCATGTCGTGGGCTGTCTGAATATGGtatctctctcttcatcaaTTATAGAGAGAAAGAAGTCTGACACCAAGAAGCTGTAACAAACAAGGAATTTTACTGACACTTTTtcttctcattatttttatggttgccgttttcattatttttcttttcttgttttttcATCAGAAAATTCTATCTGATCATGATCAcgatcacaatcacaatcataAATCTGTTTGGCTCTGTTGCCCAACTGCACCAACTCTTTTGACATATTCTCAAAAAATTAAGTGCATACGTTCTAAGGAAATATATCCAAGACCAAATAAATGCTGACCAGACATCAAAACCCTAATTGTTAATTACTATGTTTATAATTATGGGTACTTAATCGTACACTTGTCCTTggctaaaaaaaaatttaacgtTATTTTATTCATATGGATAGGAATAAATAAATTGAGATATAGGACCCTtcaatatttttgttaaaattatAGGAGCATATAATTCTTATAAAATATAGCAAGTGGGATTTGTAGAGGGGGGACATGGGCATGGGGGCTTCCTTTTCCTTTAGAACAATGCACTATGCACCTCTTTCTTGTAAACTTGGGGCATGACAGTTTGTTTTCTCAACAAATTACATTGAAATCTCTGCAAATgatgtttgttttgatttaaTGAAAATTGACTAGTTCTTTCACATGGGTGGAATGAACTTCACGAGATGTGGATCGTGTTAGTACCTATGCAGTACAAATATTTGTGAATGAGATGACACCACTTCTACAGTTCTTCTACATAAAATTGTGGAACCTATATGCCAAGTGTGACAAAAATATGTTTAAATATAGTAAGATCTCATTATGGCCACTTGAAACGGACACTAGTCGATTTAAGGGGAGTAAGTTGTGATGGATATATTTCAAGTAAGTGGGGTTTCGAATAATGGAATGAGAAGTGTGGTAACAAATGTATAATTCTTGTTCAATAGTTATACTGACAAAAGAATTCCCCAGCCTAGGGTGGGCACATTTTCTGTATGATAACTGATAAGCTTAGGCTGGTCATGAATCATGATTCACGAGCCACCACCAAAAGGGCTGCTACATTTTGGCCTCGATGTTCTCAACTagtaatagtaaaaaaaaaagaaaaattaaattggAAATGAACTAATCACCCTGTAAATAGAAAGTTCAAAATTCCACaagaaaatggaaaatggaCTTTAAATGGTACTCTTAGTGTTAATATATTAGTATTTGTATTCTGTCCCACTGGGCGTGccttattagaaatgggccactcgcCCCTTAGAAATGCCCATTTCTAATACTTAGTATATTAGTATTACTGCCCAATAGTTGTCTGAACATAAGCCCAGGAATTTGCAGAAGTTCTAGCCAAAGGAGCAGACGAGCAGTATTTTCATGTTCTGTTTTAGAAGCAACCTGATAACAATCCAATTACAAGTAAGCAACGAGACAATGTTACGCAAGCAGTTTGCTCTATTTCATTCCATACAATTGCATCCGATCATAGTCTACATCCGTAGTACAAAATCTTGCTAATTATCGGCCCATATTTGCAATACTTGTTTTCAACAACGCCCATCTAACACCTTGTATGTTCAATTATTGCACAGAAGGGCAATAGTAATATGTATTCCTCGAAAGATATGAATAAGAGTCACATACTAGCACAATAAGAGCTCGCATTCTTGCAGGCGTGACAGAATCTCCTGACAGCTTGGTCGTTCATCTGGTTCAGCCCAGCAGTCTGAATAAGGCAGAAAATAATTAGGTTTGTATTTCTCCCAAAGGAACACAGAATGTATAAGAATACATCATAACTTAATCTTAAAGTACTACCTGATATCAGCTTGCCTAGAGGACCTTCTGGGATTTCAAGTGTCTGCCTGTCGTGGCCAACAGCATAAACTACCTGCTCGTCAAGACAACATCAAATGTACATCATGTGACCCTCTTAGGCTTGCTATGGAAGAATGGGAGTTTTGTTTGTGCGGTAGTTGCTGTTTGCTGAGGCTTACCTGTACAGATGGTATGCCTTCCCATGGTCTTTTGAGTGTGCAGAGCTCCCACATTATGACGCCCAAGCTGAAGATATCGCATTTTTCTGTGAATGGCTCATTGCGAATGAGTTCCGGTGCCATCCATTCTGGCGTTCCAGCTGAAGAAGAATCTTTCATGGGCCTGGTGATCAGTTTCCGCGAAAGTCCAAAATCACATATCTTCACCACCCAATGCTTGTTCACAAGGCAATTTGCACTTTTCAGATCACGGTGTACCACATTCATTCGATGGATGCTTGTTAATCCCCTACATACCCCGGGAAAGAATGGACCAGAATTAGTGGCAAAAGGAAGAATCTAGTGAATCCGACCATAAACCAAAAATCATATTGTCTTTACTGATGAGCCTACGGACACCAAATCAAATAAAGTCACCATTTGACATGATCGATACTACCTAACATTTACAATTCGCCAAAAATACAACATTTCAAGATGCAATATTCAAATAAGCCAAAGATGATGAAACAAAGATTGACATTCAGCAACACACCTGCATATATCACTAAGCATTTTGAGTCTCCTTTGCCAACTCAGCTTCTTTTTCAGCCCACTTGCATGGATTAAATAATACAGTGAACCCATCTCCATAAATTCAGTAACTAGGGAGAGACGTGGAGGTGTTGTGCACGCACCAAGGAATAATATAACTACATGAAGAAGACAATGTGCTTTTGCTAACAAACATTTGACAGTAGAGAAAGAAACAGTAAGTTAGGCAGGATGATTACCATTTGGGTGGCGAATCCGGCTGTGGGATAGAAAAGGAATCATTAGAAACTGAATATGTCACATTCCCCTTACAAAGGATGTCATTTTCACAACAGACTCAAAACATCAGAGGTATAACAAATATATTACCTCAAGATAGATATTTCGTTGCAGAAATCTTCAATATTTTCAGCAGTTGGATCTTGTTCCAGAAATACTTTGATCCCAACATCTAAACCATTCCAGGTGCCACGAAAAACTTCACCAAAGAATCCTAATGCACGAGGAAGAAGATAAAATAGTCTTCAACAGAGCTGAGAGGTAAATAGAGGGTAGAGTGTTCTGAAAACAAATAAAGTACTTTGCAAAGCACGTGTAATgagaataaatttaaaactacatATCAACTAGTGAGTCTCAATTTGAGAGCAGAAACTTTATACCTAACCATCCTGTAGAGTTTGTTGAgttaaaaaaaagattaaaaaaatggtTACGCACACATCTCTATGGAGCACAAAGTTCTTGAGGTGCAGGACATGCAACTATAAAGATGGTTCCAAATATGACAACAAATACTTCTGCTTCTACTTCAATCCACACCAAATTCATGCTTCACTAAAGCTAATCTAAGAACATTCATACATACATACGTACCAATTCCTACACGAGCTCCGATGGTTAATTCAGAAAAATCAATATTCCATTCTTCGAACGGTAGCAGTGGCTGGTTCAGGAACTTTGAAGACTCAAGCACTTTATTAAATGTTGACATCATATCAGGACTCGAACAAATTTCTGAGGTGTCACTCATAAGATAACCTTTCTTGGAAAATCGTTGAGGCGAAGAAGGCAAAGAGATTGCCTTTTGAGAGTGTAATTGTTTCAGGGGAAGATTATATGTCAATGGCTTTTGACCATATAGACCATCATGTGGATCCGGATTGAACCTTGACACCTGGAAATGAAAGATGGCCATTATATAACAAATCCAACTACCAACATAGAGGTTGAAGATAAATAGTGGGGCACGTATACATATTCATGCAAAAGCGACAAGTCTATTAAAGGCAACACTGGCCATACGTTTAAACATAAAGCAGAAAATATGGAAAGCATGCGGAGTAAGTATTCTGCCATCATTTTGAAGATCATAGTTTGTAATATTTTCCAAAGAAAAGCAAAACTTTGAAAGGTATGTAGCTATTTTTAATATATCCTTAAACTGCTAAAAACCCATTAGACCCATGTTGAATTTAATGAACAGGAAATGTTATccgaaaatgaaagaaaaggagaataaaTTGCCACAGAAAGGAAATATTCCACTATAAAGTTCAGCATTTCTCaaactacaaataaagaaatttaGTCACTGCAGATAAATTGCTTTATTACTCTTTTATCACCAACTGTTTACTGGGTTAACTACACTAATTAGTGTAAAGGAATAAAAAAGGTAAAGGTTCTTACACTTCCTCGGTCTGAGTAGTCTTCTTGTTCACTCGCGGAACAACTATAAGACGAAGCTACTTGTTCCTCTGGATGACGATTTCTCTTGAGTGTTTCATTCATCTCACGAACAGCCCTGAATTCAAACTTTGATGACCATGTAAGAACATTCCCATGCAGAATCGCAACATTATCAAGGCAA
This region includes:
- the LOC121745323 gene encoding trihelix transcription factor ASIL2-like isoform X1, producing the protein MGDLTESSTPQPPRQGPFREDCWTEEATSTLVDTWGQRYLELNRGNLRQKDWQEVANAVNALHGHTKKTRRTDVQCKNRIDTLKKKYKTERTRIAESNGALTSSWPFFSTLDHLIGSNFNKHLQSKVITSAVPISSAQSSPPLSLPAPPLAVPLSYRKPMSPAMVTPISLQKRPMLSPAMDKSFFRKNYSAMAAAAAAADDEADDEDELEGDEVEGSEDGAEEEEEVGQEGTRRLAKAIEKFGEIFEKVEGMKQRQLVELEKQRMQFAKDLEVQRMQLFMDTQVQLEKVKRAKRPGSSDGLSAEQLNNMVFLLVDG
- the LOC121745323 gene encoding trihelix transcription factor ASIL2-like isoform X2 — translated: MGDLTESSTPQPPRQGPFREDCWTEEATSTLVDTWGQRYLELNRGNLRQKDWQEVANAVNALHGHTKKTRRTDVQCKNRIDTLKKKYKTERTRIAESNGALTSSWPFFSTLDHLIGSNFNKHLQSKVITSAVPISSAQSSPPLSLPAPPLAVPLSYRKPMSPAMVTPISLQKRPMLSPAMDKSFFRKNYSAMAAAAAAADDEADDEDELEGDEVEGSEDGAEEEEEVGQEGTRRLAKAIEKFGEIFEKVEGMKQRQLVELEKQRMQFAKDLEVQRMQLFMDTQVQLEKVKRAKRPGSSDDMYS
- the LOC121743606 gene encoding uncharacterized protein LOC121743606; translation: MKNSIRCCISCILPCGALDVIRIVHTNGHVEEISGAVTAAEIMKLHPKHVLKKPSSPSAADGMCPKIIVVPPDAQLQRGKIYFLMPLPPPPQPKKKKKSQASRTNGASKTDGNTNTNSVTDLLVSDRYLSEILSEKVSSQRDRRRGRGRVWRPHLDSISEGGSDA